A portion of the Celeribacter indicus genome contains these proteins:
- a CDS encoding ISL3 family transposase, translated as MISKKHWSPGSDVSVQGVKRRDSGGWLVSGVLAPRGICPDCGLHSRRRHGWRQRRLQDLPALGDKVTIALWVCRWRCRASTCPRRTFSDYTSSIARPFARRTSRADEIVVHLGHATGGRPAERLLRRLGVGVSNDTVLRHLKKCAESVAPPPTVIGIDDWSWRKSQTYGTIIVDLERQTVIDILPDRSVESCASWLRQHPEIEVISRDRCGGYAKAARQGAPQALQVADRFHLVQNLRQAIEEQMNMHGRATGRALLSDAENISTANHLLRSRLAHRKSREEIFRNIHALRDQGLSCSEIGRRTGFPRRSVAKWLSSDSPPDRRRAALKPTSPWYFESILADLWKQGIRSGQELLVEIQRHGYEGSLSHLQRLLAGWRRDEQTVLAGPTDTPLPLAPVRDPQTGHAISPVVAAALCIKPRRKLTADQAQKVDALKAGSPSFATMRSLAMRFQGILRGDQSAPLDAWIDLAIETGIPPIMRFARTLHRDIEAVRNAIELPWSNGQAEGQVNRLKTLKRAMYGRAGPELLRARMLPLRHTD; from the coding sequence GTGATTTCAAAAAAGCACTGGTCGCCCGGGAGCGACGTTTCGGTTCAAGGCGTTAAGCGACGTGATTCCGGCGGGTGGCTTGTATCCGGTGTTTTGGCACCGAGAGGCATCTGCCCAGATTGTGGTTTGCATTCTCGGCGTCGTCACGGGTGGCGGCAAAGGCGGCTACAGGATTTACCTGCACTTGGCGACAAGGTAACAATCGCACTCTGGGTCTGCAGGTGGCGATGTCGCGCTTCCACGTGCCCGCGGCGGACTTTTTCGGACTACACCTCGTCAATTGCGCGTCCATTTGCACGTCGAACTTCGCGTGCTGATGAGATTGTAGTTCATCTGGGGCACGCCACGGGTGGACGGCCTGCCGAGCGGCTCTTGCGCCGTTTAGGCGTCGGTGTCAGCAATGACACGGTGCTGCGACACCTCAAGAAGTGTGCGGAAAGCGTCGCCCCGCCGCCAACGGTCATTGGCATCGACGATTGGAGCTGGCGCAAGTCGCAGACTTACGGAACCATCATCGTCGATCTCGAGCGGCAGACCGTAATTGATATTCTTCCGGATCGGAGCGTTGAAAGCTGTGCGAGCTGGCTGCGGCAGCACCCTGAGATTGAAGTCATCAGTCGGGATCGTTGTGGCGGATATGCGAAGGCCGCACGTCAGGGTGCACCGCAAGCCCTGCAGGTCGCAGACCGTTTCCATCTCGTCCAGAACCTGCGCCAGGCCATTGAAGAGCAGATGAATATGCATGGCCGCGCCACCGGGCGGGCGCTATTGTCAGATGCCGAAAACATCAGCACGGCCAATCATCTACTGCGATCGCGTCTTGCTCATCGGAAATCACGTGAGGAAATTTTCCGAAACATCCATGCGCTTCGTGATCAAGGGCTGTCTTGTAGCGAAATTGGACGTCGGACCGGCTTCCCGCGTCGTAGTGTGGCGAAGTGGTTGAGCTCCGACTCGCCACCAGACCGCCGCCGAGCTGCATTGAAGCCCACGTCGCCGTGGTATTTTGAGAGCATACTGGCCGATCTCTGGAAACAGGGTATCCGGTCCGGCCAGGAATTATTGGTCGAAATTCAACGCCATGGCTATGAGGGCAGCTTGTCTCATTTGCAACGTCTGCTGGCCGGATGGCGAAGGGATGAACAAACCGTTCTAGCAGGCCCGACCGACACGCCGCTGCCCCTGGCGCCTGTGCGGGACCCGCAAACCGGTCACGCCATTTCGCCGGTTGTCGCAGCGGCGCTCTGTATCAAGCCGCGACGCAAATTGACCGCAGACCAGGCCCAAAAGGTAGATGCATTGAAGGCCGGATCGCCAAGCTTTGCCACGATGCGGAGCCTTGCCATGCGGTTTCAGGGCATTTTGCGCGGCGACCAGTCCGCCCCGCTGGACGCATGGATCGACCTGGCCATTGAGACTGGCATCCCACCAATCATGCGCTTTGCCCGCACGCTGCACCGCGACATCGAGGCCGTGCGCAATGCCATCGAACTTCCGTGGAGCAACGGTCAGGCTGAGGGCCAAGTCAATCGCCTGAAGACCCTCAAGCGCGCCATGTACGGTCGCGCCGGACCAGAACTCCTCAGAGCCCGAATGCTGCCACTGCGCCACACAGATTGA
- a CDS encoding heavy metal translocating P-type ATPase: MAILNRVVGPKVGGTEHLAFDVINGRMTILDTAVGISDNEISQLVASTGMSAKPWDADNAAENQAAHLARQKRFTALSGGFWVAGFLYHIVETGMGGALGLFAGHGEMPMPLAEAGLFAVAILFGVWLVAPKAWSSARRFSPDMNLLMVVAVAGAIGLGEFFEAATVAFFFSLSLYLESWSVGRARNAVSALLDLAPPTARVIRSDGSETDVPAAEVAVNDRFIVRGGDRIPLDGEVVEGAGAVDQAPITGESALVPKEPGDEVYAGTINGEGTLTVRATKAASDTVLAKIIRLVGDAHARRAPVEQWVAKFARIYTPIVMAVAITIAVVPPLLLGGAWDYWFYNALVLLVIACPCALVISTPVSIVAALAASARAGVLIKGGAYVEAPGRTTALAMDKTGTITMGEPEVAAVHPLGEASAREIITLAASLEARSSHPLARAILARAESDGVSVSAAEDTRTVPGRGLEGRADRRAIWLGSDRFAQEKGFSNAIPADLRDRIEGAGSTLVAVGDETGVTGVLELRDRIRPDAKGIVARLHAQGVKTIVMLTGDNERTARAVAAEVGIDEVRAELLPEDKVKAIEELVECHDMVAMIGDGVNDAPAMARAHYAIAMGAVGSDAAIETADIALMTDDLARVPWLITHSRRTMTIIHQNIGISLATKALFVGLTAFGMASMWGAIAADVGVSLLVVANALRLLNGHRIKDGPSGGEPVGEQMAKGALAHGH; encoded by the coding sequence GTGGCAATCCTGAATAGGGTGGTCGGTCCAAAAGTCGGCGGGACTGAGCATCTGGCGTTCGATGTCATCAATGGGCGGATGACAATTCTGGATACCGCAGTCGGGATTTCGGACAACGAGATTTCGCAACTGGTCGCGAGTACCGGCATGAGCGCAAAACCGTGGGACGCCGACAACGCAGCAGAGAATCAGGCCGCGCATCTGGCACGTCAAAAGCGGTTTACCGCGCTCAGCGGCGGCTTCTGGGTGGCAGGTTTTCTCTACCACATCGTCGAAACCGGCATGGGTGGTGCGCTCGGGCTATTCGCAGGGCACGGAGAAATGCCGATGCCACTCGCGGAAGCAGGGTTATTCGCGGTGGCAATTCTCTTCGGGGTCTGGCTGGTCGCGCCCAAGGCTTGGTCTTCCGCGCGACGGTTTTCCCCTGACATGAACTTGTTGATGGTGGTCGCAGTGGCGGGTGCCATCGGGCTGGGCGAATTCTTCGAGGCCGCGACGGTTGCGTTTTTCTTCTCACTTTCGCTTTACCTTGAGAGCTGGAGTGTGGGGCGGGCCCGCAACGCGGTATCGGCCTTGCTGGATCTGGCGCCGCCGACAGCTCGGGTGATCCGATCAGATGGCAGCGAAACCGATGTGCCTGCGGCAGAGGTCGCCGTGAACGATCGCTTCATTGTGCGCGGCGGCGACCGCATCCCCCTCGACGGTGAAGTGGTGGAGGGGGCGGGAGCCGTCGATCAGGCTCCCATTACCGGAGAAAGCGCGCTCGTGCCAAAGGAGCCGGGCGATGAGGTCTATGCCGGCACGATCAACGGCGAAGGCACACTGACGGTACGAGCGACCAAGGCAGCTTCCGACACAGTGTTGGCCAAGATCATCCGTCTGGTCGGTGATGCCCATGCCCGCCGCGCGCCGGTCGAGCAATGGGTGGCGAAATTCGCGCGCATTTATACACCCATCGTGATGGCGGTGGCGATCACCATCGCGGTGGTGCCGCCACTCTTGCTCGGCGGCGCCTGGGACTATTGGTTCTACAATGCGCTGGTCCTTCTTGTCATCGCATGTCCTTGCGCACTGGTCATTTCTACGCCGGTGTCCATTGTAGCAGCGCTGGCCGCTTCGGCGCGAGCAGGGGTGCTCATCAAGGGCGGCGCTTATGTCGAAGCGCCAGGGCGCACCACAGCGCTGGCGATGGACAAGACGGGAACGATCACCATGGGCGAGCCTGAGGTGGCGGCGGTTCACCCGCTGGGTGAAGCCTCCGCTCGCGAAATCATCACGCTGGCAGCCAGTCTGGAGGCGCGGTCCTCGCACCCGCTGGCACGCGCCATCCTCGCGCGCGCAGAAAGCGATGGTGTTTCCGTGTCTGCCGCAGAGGACACGCGGACCGTGCCTGGGCGCGGGCTCGAAGGACGCGCCGACCGGCGCGCGATCTGGCTCGGATCAGATCGGTTTGCCCAAGAGAAAGGTTTCAGCAATGCCATTCCGGCGGATCTTCGGGACCGGATCGAAGGGGCAGGCAGCACCCTGGTTGCCGTGGGTGACGAGACCGGCGTGACCGGCGTGCTGGAGCTTCGTGACCGCATTCGCCCCGATGCAAAGGGTATCGTTGCGCGTCTGCACGCGCAGGGTGTGAAGACAATCGTGATGTTGACGGGCGACAACGAACGCACCGCACGTGCGGTGGCGGCCGAGGTCGGCATTGACGAGGTGCGCGCCGAACTCTTGCCAGAAGACAAGGTGAAGGCCATCGAGGAACTGGTGGAATGCCACGATATGGTGGCGATGATCGGCGACGGCGTGAACGACGCGCCCGCAATGGCGCGCGCGCATTATGCCATTGCCATGGGGGCTGTCGGATCGGATGCGGCGATCGAAACGGCAGATATTGCACTGATGACCGACGATCTGGCTCGAGTGCCGTGGCTGATTACTCACTCTCGGCGGACAATGACGATTATCCACCAGAATATCGGTATATCGCTGGCAACAAAGGCGCTGTTCGTCGGGCTGACCGCGTTCGGGATGGCCTCGATGTGGGGCGCCATCGCTGCGGATGTAGGCGTTTCCCTGTTGGTGGTCGCCAATGCGCTGCGGCTTTTGAACGGCCATCGGATCAAGGACGGGCCTTCGGGCGGTGAACCGGTGGGCGAGCAGATGGCGAAGGGAGCACTGGCGCACGGTCATTGA
- a CDS encoding L,D-transpeptidase family protein, whose translation MGGLASFLSGCASKFRSYNGPEVTRLRMYKAQRFLVLDGVDDVLRTYPIGLGFAPEGHKQFEGDGRTPEGSYVIDRRNPESLFHLSIGISYPNAADIAFAQAQGKSPGGDIFIHGGPRKGIDPMNVRDWTAGCIAVTDRQIEEIYAMVRDGTPIDIYA comes from the coding sequence ATGGGCGGATTGGCCTCCTTCCTGTCAGGTTGTGCCAGCAAGTTCCGGTCTTACAACGGACCCGAAGTGACCCGGCTACGCATGTATAAGGCACAGCGGTTTCTGGTTCTGGACGGGGTGGATGACGTCTTGCGGACCTATCCCATCGGATTAGGCTTCGCGCCCGAAGGTCACAAGCAGTTCGAGGGGGACGGCCGTACGCCGGAGGGCTCCTACGTGATTGATCGGCGCAACCCGGAGAGCCTCTTTCACCTGTCGATTGGCATCTCATATCCCAACGCGGCAGACATCGCTTTTGCGCAGGCTCAAGGAAAGTCGCCCGGTGGCGACATTTTCATCCACGGAGGACCGCGCAAGGGGATCGACCCAATGAATGTCCGCGACTGGACGGCAGGCTGCATCGCCGTCACTGACCGCCAGATCGAGGAAATCTATGCCATGGTCAGGGACGGGACACCGATCGACATTTACGCCTAA
- a CDS encoding L,D-transpeptidase, whose translation MLTRRHFIQTTTALFSASISSPLLADTWPTEAEKAAWDAQVTPPGYNPATSNPWGLHPRFLPQRVVAKDGLVAGDIHVDAVARYLYHIEEGGTAMRYGVAIARGKLYEPGVYTIKRKVRWPHWQPTQNMIDRDPELYADIADGMEPGPENALGSRALYLFVGDRDTYLRIHGTPQPRSIGGRASSGCVRMVMAHINDLYPNVEIGSMAFLYSAEDSVTPQS comes from the coding sequence ATGCTGACAAGACGACACTTCATCCAGACGACTACCGCATTGTTCTCGGCGTCTATCTCGAGTCCGCTCCTCGCTGACACCTGGCCCACTGAAGCGGAAAAGGCTGCTTGGGATGCACAGGTTACACCGCCGGGCTATAATCCAGCCACATCAAACCCGTGGGGCCTGCATCCGCGCTTTCTGCCGCAGCGGGTTGTAGCTAAAGATGGTCTTGTGGCCGGTGACATCCATGTCGATGCTGTTGCGCGCTATCTTTACCATATCGAGGAAGGCGGAACGGCGATGCGCTATGGCGTAGCGATTGCTCGTGGCAAACTTTATGAGCCGGGTGTCTACACGATTAAGCGCAAGGTCAGGTGGCCGCATTGGCAGCCAACACAGAACATGATTGACCGCGACCCGGAGCTCTACGCCGATATCGCTGACGGTATGGAACCCGGACCTGAGAACGCGCTCGGGTCACGGGCGCTTTATCTCTTTGTCGGGGACCGAGACACCTATCTGCGCATCCATGGTACACCACAGCCGCGAAGCATCGGCGGCCGAGCAAGTTCCGGTTGCGTCCGGATGGTCATGGCGCACATAAACGATCTGTATCCGAATGTGGAGATTGGCTCGATGGCGTTCCTATATTCGGCCGAGGACAGCGTGACTCCGCAGAGTTGA